A section of the Sphaerobacter thermophilus DSM 20745 genome encodes:
- a CDS encoding DUF7133 domain-containing protein yields MFKQVVAALIVTLIGVSLLPVRQADSPTLANPAFEEIWSARSASTSGFDLWGSEPLAWRIESYADAPGGRRIVQYFDRGRMELGLPDSGREEPQVYQGLLALELTTGRIHLGDSLTASRTPPSIPIDSGSPDDRVPTYAALSNVVQERAPSRLGRDLPVAWIDSTGQPAPGSPVVPLRGAEYIEQTGHNLPDVTVSFFARRPFGTMGWIEAMGLPISEPYWTIYRRDGTPLPSLIQVFERRILVYTPALPAEQRFTTANTGRHYYRWRYETDPPRRWPDPRPGRDAPDIRVPDGFAAGVYASDLGTPVGLALGPAGNIWAVTAEGRVLRIDSEREDGSADRVTVIAEDLPNPRGIAITGTTIYVPVDGGVVRIDDNDLNGVADRMSYVTRNLDPAPGSRGAPVIDGQGRVFVAGTLVPGGDQRVVARLNGDGEVLISGSGVSNPGPLITARQQLLVVDRPAEGEQGLYRMPTNGTRSASQDPLAAVLSRRVVKFPGDVTVHAVLRFDNVLWPQIDPDTLFAAISSGESGSVVRTIPGDVGAPPDLVEFATGLSQPVALAVGLDGSLFVADAGRGEIIKIVVPAPEE; encoded by the coding sequence GTGTTCAAACAGGTCGTCGCAGCCCTGATCGTCACCCTGATCGGCGTCAGCCTCCTTCCCGTGCGGCAGGCCGATAGCCCCACGTTGGCCAACCCCGCTTTCGAGGAAATCTGGTCAGCCCGATCGGCGTCGACCTCCGGCTTCGATCTTTGGGGAAGTGAGCCGCTGGCCTGGCGGATCGAGTCCTACGCCGATGCCCCGGGCGGTCGGCGCATCGTGCAGTACTTCGACCGGGGTCGCATGGAGCTGGGGTTACCGGACTCCGGGCGCGAAGAGCCGCAGGTGTACCAGGGCTTGCTGGCGCTGGAGTTGACCACTGGCCGCATCCACCTGGGAGACAGCCTGACGGCCTCGCGGACCCCGCCGAGCATCCCGATCGACAGCGGCTCCCCCGACGATCGGGTCCCGACCTACGCCGCGCTGAGCAACGTCGTCCAGGAGCGCGCCCCGTCGCGCCTGGGGAGGGACCTGCCCGTGGCCTGGATCGACAGCACCGGCCAGCCCGCACCGGGGTCGCCCGTTGTTCCGCTGCGGGGGGCTGAGTACATCGAGCAGACAGGCCACAACCTGCCGGACGTCACCGTCTCCTTCTTCGCCAGGCGTCCCTTCGGCACCATGGGCTGGATCGAGGCGATGGGCCTGCCGATCAGCGAGCCGTATTGGACGATCTACCGGCGCGACGGTACGCCGCTGCCGTCGTTGATCCAGGTCTTCGAGCGCCGGATCCTGGTGTACACCCCGGCGCTCCCGGCCGAACAGCGCTTCACCACTGCCAACACCGGTCGGCACTATTACCGCTGGCGCTACGAAACAGACCCACCCCGGCGCTGGCCCGACCCGCGCCCCGGCCGGGACGCGCCCGACATCCGCGTCCCCGACGGGTTCGCGGCCGGCGTCTACGCAAGCGATCTCGGCACCCCGGTGGGGCTGGCGCTCGGCCCGGCCGGCAACATCTGGGCGGTCACGGCCGAGGGCCGGGTTCTGCGCATCGACAGCGAGCGCGAGGACGGCAGCGCCGACCGTGTCACCGTGATCGCCGAGGACCTGCCGAACCCGCGCGGCATCGCGATCACCGGGACGACAATCTACGTCCCCGTTGACGGCGGGGTCGTCCGCATCGACGACAACGACCTGAATGGCGTCGCCGACCGCATGAGTTACGTGACCCGGAACCTCGACCCGGCGCCAGGGTCACGCGGCGCTCCGGTTATCGACGGACAGGGGCGCGTGTTCGTCGCCGGAACCCTGGTGCCCGGCGGCGACCAGCGCGTGGTGGCCCGGCTGAATGGCGACGGGGAGGTCCTTATCTCCGGCTCCGGCGTGAGCAACCCCGGTCCGCTCATCACCGCCCGCCAGCAGCTCCTGGTGGTGGATCGCCCGGCCGAGGGCGAGCAAGGGCTCTACCGCATGCCGACTAACGGGACTCGCAGCGCCAGTCAGGATCCCCTGGCCGCTGTGCTCAGCCGGCGGGTGGTCAAGTTCCCGGGCGACGTCACCGTCCACGCCGTGCTGCGCTTTGACAACGTGTTGTGGCCTCAGATCGACCCGGACACTCTTTTCGCCGCGATCAGCAGCGGCGAGAGCGGGAGCGTGGTCCGCACCATACCCGGCGATGTCGGCGCGCCACCCGACCTCGTGGAGTTCGCCACCGGCTTGTCTCAGCCCGTCGCGCTCGCCGTTGGCCTGGACGGCTCGCTCTTCGTCGCCGACGCCGGCCGCGGCGAGATCATCAAGATCGTCGTCCCTGCTCCGGAGGAGTAG
- a CDS encoding haloacid dehalogenase type II translates to MPLTDIDAVVFDVYGTLLDVDSIEARRREVAPEAAGLVGLWRAKQLEYSFVRTLVDDYVDFWAITEAALDYALATLGVALDPAGRTQLLDAWLALEPFPEVPAALAALEGRPLAVLSNGSLAMLDAALTHSGLKSSFSAVLSADTVRRFKPHPAVYALAPAWLRTPAARVLFCSANGFDVAGAQRFGLRVCHVSRGGTPLDPLGVEPDATIRSLAELPALLGKGA, encoded by the coding sequence ATGCCGCTGACAGACATCGACGCGGTCGTGTTCGACGTCTACGGCACCCTGCTCGACGTCGACAGCATCGAGGCGCGGCGCCGCGAGGTGGCGCCGGAAGCGGCGGGGCTGGTCGGCCTCTGGCGTGCCAAGCAGTTGGAGTACTCCTTCGTCCGCACCCTGGTTGACGACTATGTGGACTTCTGGGCCATCACTGAGGCGGCACTGGACTACGCACTTGCGACGCTCGGTGTGGCGCTGGATCCTGCCGGGCGCACGCAGTTGCTGGACGCCTGGCTCGCGCTGGAGCCGTTCCCGGAGGTACCGGCGGCACTGGCGGCACTGGAGGGTCGACCTCTGGCGGTGCTGTCCAACGGCAGCCTGGCCATGCTCGATGCGGCGCTCACGCACAGCGGGCTGAAGTCGTCGTTCTCGGCGGTGCTCAGTGCCGATACGGTACGACGTTTCAAGCCGCATCCGGCAGTCTACGCCCTGGCTCCGGCCTGGCTGCGCACGCCGGCCGCGCGCGTGCTTTTCTGCTCGGCCAACGGCTTCGACGTGGCCGGCGCGCAGCGATTCGGCCTGCGTGTTTGTCACGTCAGCCGCGGTGGCACGCCGCTTGACCCGTTAGGCGTTGAGCCGGATGCCACGATCAGGTCGCTGGCGGAGTTGCCCGCGCTGCTAGGGAAGGGCGCATAA
- a CDS encoding GAF domain-containing sensor histidine kinase — MTTRKSIFFTHAHAAASAILSHREGIRATWEALLEASVQDPVAWQAIRSQLDACIVSFAGYLMGEEPACSSMAERWQAMGASRARSADAGVALSLFTETLRRSLADIPGLPFDSSEIVPAAATFTRNVLGRVFPPESPEKSNAEWAGVVDVMTAVRERRIARLTALGDIARAVSTTQNPQDLLEQVHAACSRIVNGDDFCIALYNSETGCITPKLLYVRGQRRRDREGQPTRNALARVVAEQQRPLAVPDYVAACADYGVTPNPEYDTGKPIPWMAAPMVQGEQTIGVISVFSSLLPFDWEDVEILASIARHTAVALENSRLLLEQRRRAEQLKAVNQLARRLAAVRDPDTLIATAVDLIHDLMGYSLVYLFLVDDDTGELVLRAHSDPANPPGLRNLRLRIGGPGIVAEVAATGQAIVVADVSKDPRYVSTPETANTRSETAVPILREGEVLGVLDLQSTRVDAFDAHDLTTLRTIADQLAVALENARLFREEHERSRALALMLATTRAAGSSLVLDEVLERLAEGIAEAAGVPNCAIYLLDEDEQSLVPAATVVGPRSSFDRTRVGTTVVRVADSPTVRMVLGQREPFSCCQVPQMVGDDPALHAALGGACALAVPLAAKGRILGVAFVFSETPCDGFTPDRIQLIRGVADSAGLAVENARLYAQSHGLAIAEERGRLAQEIHDTLAQGLTAISLHLDLADAYLPHKPEQAADKVRRALELTRQNLEEARRSVLDLRAARLHQMSLPDALRRLVLTFTGDTGVEADFVVEGLVGRLSARVEMGLYRIAEEALNNVRRHATANHVRVALTASEGQVSLTVEDDGVGFAQEAIERDNGGGFGLMSIRERARLLRGTLDLSSAPGEGTRLVVTIPAEGRARETS; from the coding sequence ATGACTACCCGCAAGAGCATCTTCTTTACACACGCCCATGCCGCGGCGTCAGCGATCCTGTCCCATCGCGAGGGGATCCGCGCGACCTGGGAGGCGCTCCTCGAAGCATCAGTACAAGACCCCGTCGCGTGGCAAGCCATTCGCAGCCAGCTCGACGCCTGTATCGTCAGCTTTGCCGGCTACCTCATGGGTGAGGAGCCGGCTTGCTCCTCTATGGCCGAACGCTGGCAGGCGATGGGCGCCAGCCGGGCACGGAGCGCCGACGCGGGGGTAGCCTTGAGTCTCTTCACCGAGACCCTGCGCCGCAGCCTCGCGGACATCCCTGGTCTCCCCTTCGATTCGTCGGAGATCGTGCCCGCGGCGGCTACGTTCACCCGCAATGTCCTCGGGCGCGTTTTCCCGCCCGAGTCCCCGGAGAAATCCAACGCGGAATGGGCCGGGGTCGTGGATGTGATGACGGCAGTCCGCGAGCGGCGTATCGCCCGCCTGACCGCACTGGGAGACATCGCGCGGGCCGTCAGCACTACGCAGAATCCTCAGGACCTCTTGGAACAGGTCCACGCCGCCTGCTCCCGCATCGTCAACGGTGACGACTTCTGCATCGCCCTCTATAACTCCGAGACGGGGTGCATCACTCCCAAGCTGCTCTACGTGCGGGGCCAGCGCCGCCGCGACCGGGAGGGACAGCCGACCCGGAACGCACTCGCCCGGGTGGTGGCAGAACAGCAGCGACCGCTGGCGGTGCCCGACTATGTCGCGGCCTGCGCCGACTACGGTGTAACCCCCAATCCGGAGTACGACACCGGCAAACCGATCCCGTGGATGGCAGCGCCGATGGTCCAGGGTGAGCAGACCATCGGCGTCATTTCGGTCTTCTCCTCCCTGCTACCGTTCGACTGGGAAGATGTCGAGATCCTGGCGAGTATCGCGCGGCACACGGCGGTGGCGTTGGAAAACAGCCGCTTGCTGCTGGAGCAGCGGCGCCGCGCCGAGCAACTCAAGGCCGTCAACCAACTGGCACGCCGCCTGGCCGCCGTGCGCGACCCGGATACCCTCATCGCCACCGCCGTCGACCTGATCCACGACCTCATGGGCTACTCGTTGGTGTACCTCTTCCTGGTCGACGACGACACCGGTGAACTGGTGCTCCGTGCCCACTCCGACCCGGCCAACCCCCCGGGGCTCCGCAACCTCCGCCTGCGAATCGGCGGGCCGGGCATCGTTGCCGAGGTCGCGGCGACCGGACAGGCCATCGTCGTCGCCGATGTTTCAAAAGACCCGCGCTACGTCAGCACACCCGAGACAGCCAATACCCGATCGGAGACGGCGGTGCCCATCCTCCGCGAGGGGGAGGTGCTCGGGGTGCTCGACCTGCAGAGCACTCGGGTCGACGCCTTCGATGCCCACGATCTCACGACGCTGCGCACTATCGCCGACCAACTGGCGGTCGCCCTCGAGAACGCCCGCCTGTTCCGTGAGGAACACGAACGCAGCCGCGCGCTGGCCTTGATGCTGGCCACCACCCGCGCGGCTGGATCGTCTCTGGTCCTCGACGAGGTGCTGGAGCGGCTGGCCGAAGGGATCGCCGAGGCGGCCGGCGTGCCGAACTGCGCGATTTATCTGCTGGACGAGGATGAGCAGTCGCTCGTCCCGGCGGCGACCGTCGTCGGGCCGCGGAGCTCGTTCGATCGGACCCGCGTCGGCACCACGGTCGTCCGCGTGGCGGACAGCCCGACCGTCCGCATGGTTCTGGGACAGCGTGAGCCGTTCTCCTGCTGCCAGGTCCCGCAGATGGTGGGCGACGACCCGGCGCTGCACGCGGCCCTGGGCGGCGCCTGCGCGCTGGCCGTGCCGCTGGCCGCCAAGGGTCGCATCCTGGGCGTGGCGTTTGTCTTCTCGGAGACTCCCTGCGACGGCTTCACGCCCGATCGCATCCAGTTGATCCGGGGTGTGGCCGACTCGGCCGGGCTTGCGGTCGAAAACGCGCGGCTCTACGCGCAGTCGCATGGGCTCGCGATCGCCGAGGAGCGCGGGCGGCTCGCGCAGGAGATCCACGACACGCTTGCCCAGGGGTTGACCGCCATCTCGCTCCACCTTGACCTCGCTGACGCTTACCTCCCACATAAGCCGGAACAAGCTGCCGATAAGGTCCGACGGGCGCTGGAGCTGACGCGACAGAATCTCGAGGAAGCGCGCCGCTCGGTGCTCGATCTGCGCGCCGCGCGGCTGCACCAGATGTCGCTGCCGGACGCGCTCCGGCGGCTCGTCCTGACGTTCACGGGCGATACCGGCGTCGAGGCGGACTTCGTGGTCGAGGGCCTGGTCGGGCGCCTGTCGGCACGGGTCGAGATGGGGCTGTACCGCATTGCCGAGGAGGCGTTGAACAACGTCCGTCGCCACGCGACCGCCAACCACGTGCGCGTGGCGCTGACGGCGAGCGAGGGGCAAGTCTCCCTCACGGTTGAGGACGACGGGGTCGGCTTTGCGCAGGAGGCAATCGAGCGCGATAATGGGGGCGGTTTCGGATTGATGTCAATCCGAGAGCGCGCTCGTCTGCTGCGCGGCACGCTCGATCTGTCGAGCGCCCCCGGGGAAGGGACGCGCCTGGTCGTGACGATCCCCGCGGAGGGTCGGGCGCGCGAGACATCCTAA
- a CDS encoding amidase, with amino-acid sequence MTALYDLTATEIVRHVRARELSAVDLVTALLERIARLEPEIEAWATLGADEALAEAAERDRAAEAGQIGPLHGVPIGVKDIIDVAGMPTVAGFAPYRDRRADQDAHVVARLRAAGAIILGKVHTTQFAHADPAPTKNPWNAARTPGGSSAGSAAAVAARMVPLALGTQTAGSVVRPAAYCGTVGFKPSYNWASRQGVIPLAWSLDHVGLLARTVEDIALAYDAIAGTQTDLAARRDTPPRLVLLTEFLERAEPDVRDHLLDVADRLRAAGASVEEGALPVDLDLWLAVHRVIMQAEVAAVHAEQCARHPDDYGKLLRQEIEVGQLIPAAYLLTAARLRRRIARAVDTALGEVDGYLLPSVSNAAPRRNTTGDRTFQAPWSLVGTPAITLPTGLNSDGLPLGTQLVARRGQDAALLALAAWCAQALGTIAPPDLEPPAEEPEPEAVEQPAAEEAPVADASTEESAPAEEPAPEPAAPREAASDAEREPAPADPEPAAAPEEETAAAEATATEPAAPDVPDPGAANDADEAEETPERPAES; translated from the coding sequence ATGACGGCGCTCTACGACCTCACGGCCACCGAGATCGTCCGCCACGTGCGCGCGCGGGAGCTGTCGGCGGTTGACCTGGTGACCGCGCTTCTGGAGCGGATCGCTCGGCTGGAGCCGGAGATCGAAGCCTGGGCGACGCTGGGTGCCGACGAGGCCCTGGCCGAGGCTGCCGAACGCGATCGCGCCGCGGAGGCCGGCCAGATCGGGCCGCTGCACGGCGTGCCTATCGGTGTCAAGGACATCATCGACGTCGCGGGCATGCCGACCGTCGCCGGGTTCGCCCCGTACCGCGACCGGCGGGCGGACCAGGATGCCCATGTCGTCGCGCGGCTCCGTGCTGCCGGAGCGATTATTCTGGGCAAGGTGCACACGACGCAGTTCGCGCACGCCGACCCCGCGCCGACCAAGAATCCCTGGAACGCCGCGCGGACGCCGGGCGGGTCGAGTGCCGGGTCTGCTGCGGCTGTGGCTGCGCGCATGGTCCCGCTGGCGCTCGGCACGCAGACAGCGGGGTCGGTGGTGCGCCCGGCGGCGTACTGCGGCACGGTCGGCTTCAAGCCGAGCTACAACTGGGCCAGCCGTCAGGGCGTGATCCCCCTCGCCTGGTCGCTCGACCACGTCGGACTCCTGGCGCGCACGGTTGAGGATATTGCACTCGCCTACGACGCGATCGCGGGCACGCAGACCGACCTCGCGGCCCGACGCGACACCCCGCCGCGCCTGGTGCTGCTGACCGAGTTCCTGGAGCGTGCCGAGCCGGATGTGCGCGATCACCTGCTGGATGTGGCCGATCGCCTCCGCGCGGCCGGGGCGTCGGTGGAGGAGGGGGCGCTCCCGGTCGATCTCGACCTCTGGCTGGCGGTCCACCGGGTGATCATGCAGGCCGAGGTGGCTGCCGTGCACGCCGAGCAGTGCGCACGTCACCCGGACGACTACGGCAAGCTGCTGCGGCAGGAGATCGAGGTGGGCCAGCTCATCCCGGCCGCCTACCTGCTGACGGCAGCTCGGCTGCGACGCCGGATCGCTCGCGCGGTCGACACCGCGCTGGGCGAGGTGGACGGCTATCTCTTGCCGAGCGTCAGCAACGCCGCGCCGCGCCGCAACACCACCGGTGACCGCACGTTCCAGGCTCCGTGGTCGCTGGTCGGCACGCCGGCCATCACCCTGCCGACCGGCCTCAACAGCGACGGCCTGCCGCTCGGGACGCAGCTCGTTGCCCGCCGCGGGCAGGATGCCGCCCTGTTGGCGCTGGCTGCCTGGTGCGCTCAGGCGCTCGGTACGATCGCTCCGCCCGATCTGGAGCCGCCCGCGGAGGAACCTGAGCCGGAGGCAGTCGAGCAGCCCGCGGCGGAGGAAGCCCCCGTGGCCGACGCGTCCACTGAAGAGTCCGCACCGGCGGAGGAACCGGCACCAGAACCCGCGGCACCCAGGGAGGCCGCGTCCGACGCCGAACGGGAACCCGCCCCGGCTGATCCCGAGCCTGCCGCGGCACCGGAAGAAGAGACCGCAGCAGCCGAGGCGACGGCAACGGAACCTGCGGCCCCGGATGTGCCCGACCCAGGGGCTGCGAACGACGCGGACGAGGCAGAGGAGACGCCGGAGCGGCCCGCTGAGTCGTGA
- a CDS encoding Lrp/AsnC family transcriptional regulator, with the protein MSDGQGPRRVRQLQPDDLDRQIIRLLRADGRRSNREIARRLGVPEATVRYRVRRLIESGVLKITASVDPSHLGYALTAVISVQVEPERISSAAETIAAMPEVIWCAITAGAHDIMVMASFRSQDEMFAFLTDRLARIPGTLRTETSVALRVLKQQHEWATDLTTKVERGEPIGVER; encoded by the coding sequence ATGAGCGACGGACAGGGACCACGCCGAGTGCGCCAGCTTCAGCCCGACGATCTCGACCGCCAGATCATCCGTCTGCTGCGTGCCGACGGCCGGCGAAGCAACCGCGAGATCGCGCGGCGGCTGGGAGTCCCCGAGGCGACGGTTCGGTACCGCGTCCGGCGCTTGATCGAGAGCGGGGTGCTCAAGATCACCGCGTCGGTTGACCCGAGCCACCTGGGCTACGCCCTGACCGCTGTCATCAGCGTGCAGGTGGAGCCCGAGCGGATCAGCTCGGCCGCAGAAACCATCGCGGCGATGCCGGAAGTGATCTGGTGCGCGATTACCGCGGGCGCGCACGACATCATGGTGATGGCATCGTTCCGCAGCCAGGATGAAATGTTCGCCTTCCTGACGGACCGCCTCGCACGGATCCCGGGCACCCTGCGTACGGAGACCTCCGTCGCACTGCGCGTCCTGAAGCAGCAGCACGAGTGGGCAACCGACCTGACCACCAAGGTCGAGCGCGGCGAGCCGATCGGCGTCGAGCGCTAG
- a CDS encoding CDGSH iron-sulfur domain-containing protein, which produces MSEVRIMVSRNGSYYVQGKVLLVDHQGNEIPYEGEEVWLCRCGHSQTKPFCDGSHRKVWSKDNPNRPNP; this is translated from the coding sequence GTGTCTGAGGTTCGGATTATGGTCAGCCGGAATGGGTCGTACTACGTCCAGGGCAAGGTTCTCCTGGTAGACCACCAGGGGAACGAGATCCCGTACGAGGGGGAGGAAGTCTGGCTCTGCCGCTGCGGACACTCCCAGACCAAGCCGTTCTGCGACGGCAGCCACCGGAAGGTCTGGAGCAAGGATAATCCGAACCGGCCGAATCCGTAG
- the dcd gene encoding dCTP deaminase has protein sequence MAVLTRSEILRHIEAGTIVIDPFDPAQVGPASIDLHLDRQFRVFRPAQEIFHVTDDADYREVTSLIEVDDYFLLLPGQAIHGVTQERITLPPDICGWIQGRSRFARIGLMVHVTANFMQPGITRAKQVLEMNNAGPVPLAIHPGTAICQIILEECVGQATYAGRFQEQELP, from the coding sequence ATGGCAGTGCTGACCCGCTCGGAGATCCTCCGGCATATCGAGGCCGGCACGATCGTGATCGACCCGTTCGATCCGGCCCAGGTCGGGCCGGCCTCGATCGACCTCCACCTGGATCGCCAGTTCCGCGTGTTCCGGCCGGCCCAGGAGATCTTCCACGTGACTGATGATGCCGACTACCGGGAGGTCACGAGCCTGATCGAGGTCGACGACTACTTCCTCCTCTTACCGGGCCAGGCGATCCATGGCGTTACCCAAGAGCGCATCACCCTGCCCCCGGACATCTGCGGCTGGATCCAGGGCCGGAGCCGGTTCGCCCGGATCGGCCTCATGGTCCACGTCACCGCGAACTTCATGCAGCCGGGGATCACCCGCGCCAAGCAGGTGCTGGAGATGAACAACGCCGGGCCGGTGCCGCTCGCCATCCACCCGGGCACTGCCATCTGCCAGATCATCCTTGAAGAGTGCGTCGGACAGGCGACCTACGCCGGCCGCTTCCAGGAGCAGGAACTGCCCTAG
- a CDS encoding sugar kinase, with protein MAGYDVVTFGETMIRFSTAPGERLETATTVEIGIGGAESNVAVALARLGRRVAWASVLPRNPFGARIAGELRRHGVDTTHIHWVDQGRAGVYYLDTGAAPRPTQVLYDRAGSAIAVCNPEDIDPALATRGRLLHLTGITPALSPSCAEITRRLLTAGTAAGIPVSIDVNYRSRLWTPKAAAETLAPLCSEATILFCGRNDAGTLWGLSGSDEEVARGLAERFDPAVTVLTAGADGALALTRDGTIYREPAVPVDVIDRVGAGDAFAAGFLHGYLDGDVALGLRLGVRLAALKMTVRGDLAVLSDDDIAACLADAGSSHTIVR; from the coding sequence TTGGCGGGCTACGACGTCGTCACCTTCGGCGAAACCATGATCCGGTTCTCCACCGCACCCGGCGAGCGGTTGGAGACGGCGACCACCGTCGAAATCGGGATCGGTGGTGCTGAGTCGAACGTCGCCGTCGCGCTCGCCCGTCTCGGGCGGCGGGTCGCATGGGCATCCGTCCTGCCGCGCAACCCCTTCGGTGCCCGCATCGCCGGTGAACTCCGCCGCCACGGAGTCGATACCACGCACATCCACTGGGTCGATCAGGGCCGCGCCGGTGTCTACTATCTCGACACCGGTGCGGCACCCCGCCCAACCCAGGTGCTCTACGACCGCGCCGGATCGGCCATCGCCGTCTGTAACCCGGAGGACATCGACCCGGCGCTGGCCACCCGCGGCCGCCTCCTCCACCTCACCGGGATCACTCCCGCGCTGAGCCCATCGTGCGCCGAGATCACCCGGCGCCTGCTGACGGCCGGCACCGCGGCAGGCATCCCCGTGAGTATCGATGTGAACTACCGCTCCCGGCTCTGGACGCCGAAGGCAGCAGCCGAGACGCTGGCGCCGCTGTGCAGTGAAGCAACGATCCTCTTCTGCGGGCGGAACGACGCCGGCACCCTCTGGGGCCTCAGCGGGTCGGACGAGGAGGTCGCCCGCGGCTTGGCCGAGCGCTTCGACCCGGCGGTGACGGTGCTGACGGCCGGAGCCGACGGGGCGCTGGCACTGACGCGCGATGGGACCATCTACCGCGAGCCGGCTGTCCCCGTCGACGTGATCGACCGGGTCGGCGCCGGGGACGCCTTCGCCGCCGGCTTCCTGCACGGCTACCTGGACGGCGACGTCGCGCTGGGGCTGCGCCTCGGGGTGCGCCTCGCAGCGCTGAAGATGACCGTCCGCGGCGACCTCGCGGTCCTCAGCGACGACGACATCGCCGCCTGCCTCGCTGACGCCGGTTCCTCACACACCATCGTGCGCTGA
- a CDS encoding response regulator transcription factor: MIRILVVDDHPVVREGLVAILEAQEDLTVVGEAGDGDQAVQQYRDLKPDVVLMDLAMPGTDGVQAIQEIKRIDPNARVVVLTAYDTDERILQAVQAGASGYLLKGAPREDIFRAVRVVYRGGSLLEPVVAGKLLNRMGDLLRGEPVEEELTARELDVLTLMARGLRNKEIAYELSITERTVKFHANAIYRKLDVSGRTEAVSKAIQRGLVRP, from the coding sequence ATGATCAGGATTCTCGTCGTCGACGACCACCCAGTCGTCCGCGAGGGACTGGTGGCTATCCTGGAGGCACAAGAAGACCTCACCGTCGTCGGCGAGGCGGGTGATGGTGACCAGGCGGTGCAACAGTACCGCGACCTGAAGCCCGACGTGGTGCTGATGGACCTGGCGATGCCGGGGACCGACGGCGTGCAGGCCATCCAGGAGATCAAGCGTATCGATCCCAACGCACGGGTTGTTGTCCTGACCGCTTACGACACCGACGAGCGCATCCTCCAGGCGGTCCAGGCCGGGGCCTCCGGCTACCTCCTCAAGGGCGCACCGCGCGAGGATATCTTCCGAGCCGTGCGGGTGGTCTACCGGGGCGGCTCACTGTTGGAGCCGGTGGTCGCCGGGAAGCTGCTCAATCGGATGGGCGACCTGCTCCGCGGGGAGCCGGTCGAGGAAGAGTTGACGGCCCGGGAGCTGGACGTCCTCACCCTCATGGCGCGCGGGCTGCGCAACAAAGAGATCGCCTACGAGCTTTCGATCACCGAACGCACGGTGAAGTTCCATGCCAACGCAATCTATCGTAAGCTGGATGTGAGCGGCCGCACTGAAGCGGTCAGCAAGGCGATTCAGCGCGGTCTGGTCCGCCCATAG